The Candidatus Denitrolinea symbiosum DNA window GGATCATCGTCGTCGCCGCCCTCGTCGTCGCCGGCGGGATGACCGCGGCCGGCGCGCGTCGAAACCGCGAAAAGTCGCGGGAGCGCGAAGAATAACGAAGAATATCAGGCCTTTTGCCTGCAAGAGGTCAAAAAAACACAGGAGAAATGTCTATGAGTGAAATTCGGATCGACGCGTTGTTGCCGGGCGAAATGGCGACACGCGCGGAGTACCTCGGCGTTCGCAAAGCCGAGATGCCGGCTCTTATGATGTTCACGCTGGCGATATTGGCGGGCGCGTTCATCTCGCTGGGCGCCATCTTTGCCACCACGGTTTCGGCCGGCGGCGTGTCTGTCGCCGCGGCGGATGGGACGGCAGCCTTCAGCGCAAACCTGCCCTATGGAGTAAACCGCCTGCTCACCGGGCTGGTCTTCTGCCTCGGCCTGATTCTCGTCGTGGTCGGCGGCGCCGAGTTGTTCACGGGCAACAATCTCATCGTGATGGCCTGGGCGAGCCGTAAAGTTTCCACCCGCGCCCTCCTGCGCAACTGGGGCATCGTCTATGCGGGGAACTTTGTCGGCGCGATCGGGACGGCCATTCTGATGCTCCTGGGCCGTCAATATACGTTCGGGGCCAGCTCGGTCGGCGTCGCCGCGCTAAAGATCGCGGTCGGCAAGACCAGCCTCGATTTTTGGCAGGCGCTCGTGCTTGGTATTTTGTGTAACGCGCTGGTCTGCCTGGCAGTCTGGCTGACGTATAGCGCCCGCAGCGTCATGGACAAGATCATGGCGATCATTTTCCCGATCACGGCTTTTGTGGCGATGGGATTCGAACACAGCATCGCCAACATGTACTTCATCCCGTACGCGCTGTTCATCCAAATGTTCGACCCGGCCTTCACAGCCGCCGTTGCGGACAAGGTCTCTGGCCTCGAGAGCCTGACCTGGAGCGCGTTCTTTTTCAACAATCTGCTCCCCGTCACCGTTGGAAATATCATCGGCGGGGCGGGGCTGGTGGCGGCGGTTTACTGGTTCGTTTTTCTGTACAACAAGGACCGCTAAACGCGCCGAACTTTGGAACCAATCAAGGAGAAACCATGAAAGCCTATATTTTGATCAAGATACGCTCCGGCGAGGTCAAGGCGGTGGTGCGCCAGCTTCGCAAAGTGGAAGGCGTTGTCGAAGCGCACATGACCTTCGGCCCGTACGACGCCGTCGCGATCGTGGATACCGCCGACATCTCGCAACTCGGCGCGGTCGCGGCCTCGTCCATCCAGCCCATCCCCGGCGTCGAGCAGACCCTGACCTGCATCGCGGTGGACGTTTAGCGGACGCGGCCCCTGTCCCGACGCGGGGCGGGGGCCGTCCCGTAAGGCAGTTTTCCAACCTCGCCGGAAACGGCGGGGATATCCTCTGTTTCCAGCCATCGGCGCGGCCATTCTCTAAAGCCCCGCGACGGAATTTCGGAAAAGTCGATTTGCGTGTAGCCAGTATAACGCAACAAAAAACGATTATTAAATCAACCTAAAAACAACCATGCGCTTCAAACTATGCTTCATCGGCTTTGGCAACGTAGCCCGCGCGCTCGCGAACCTGCTCGTGCGCAAAAATGGCGCTTTGGAATCCAAATACGGGATTACCTATTCCGTCACCGGGATCGCGACGGGCAGGCACGGTTTCGCGGTCAACGCGAACGGGCTGGACGTAAAACAGGCCCTCGCGCTGGCAGAGCAGGGGAGATCCATCTCGGCGTTGTCGGCCATCCCCGTTAAAAACTCCCTCGACGTGATTCGCCTTTCCTCCGCAGACGTCATCTTTGAAAACTCGCCTGTGAATTATGACACGGGGCAGCCCGCCATTGACCACGTCCGCGCGGCGCTGGAGGCGGGCGCGCACGCCGTCACCGCGAACAAGGGGGCGGTCGTCCACGCGTATCGCGAGTTGACCGAACTGGCCCGCTCGAAAGGCAGACGCTTCCTGTTCGAGTCGACCGTGCTGGGAGGCTCGCCGCTGTTTTCAACTTTCCGCGAGGCATTACCGCTGGCAGAGTTAATTTCCTTTAAAGGAATCATCAACGCCACGACGAACATCATCCTTTCCCGTATGGAGGATGGAGAGACTTTCGAGGAGGCTGTGAAATATTGCCAGGGCATTGGCATTGCCGAGACCGATCCCTCGGGCGATGTGGACGGCTGGGACGCGTCCATCAAGGTGGCCGCGCTTGCGACGGTGTTGATGGATGCGCCGCTCAAGCCGCAGGACGTGGACCGCACGGGAATCAGGGAGGTGACGTCCGCGATGGTGGCGCAGGCGCGGCGCGAAAATAAACGCTGGAAACTGGTCGCTTCGGCGGCGCGGGAGGGCAGCCGCGTTCGGGCGCACGTCGCGCCCGAACTGGTCGACGCGGCGTCGCCGTTGTACGGGATGATGGGTTCGTCCGCGGGGCTGACGTTTCGGACGGACGTCCTGCCGGATTATTCGGTCACAATGACGGAGCGCGAGGGACTGAAAGGCGGCCCCGAAGAGACCGCCTATGGGCTGTTCGCGGATTTCATCGCCGCCGTGACGAAATAGCCTGCCGGCCGCCTATTGTCCGACCCGCGCCGGAACGGAATAGATTTGAAGCGGGCCATATTCAAAGACCAGCTTGGCGCGCTTGAGCATGAAATCGCGCGTTAAGTCGAAACGCTTCAACACGTCCTGGTATGTGCCGTCGCTTGAATTTGTCCGCGCCAACACCAGCGCGTTTTGGATCTTTGCGGGACGGCTGGGTTGGTAGAAGCGGTCGTAGGAAAGCCCGTTGACGACGAGATAATAGGCGGTTTGAATGTCCACGGGCGAGACCGCCACGAGGGTATCTTCGGGCTGGATATGGGCCAGAATGTAGGCCGCGGCCATCTCTTCGGGGGAATCGCGCTTCTGGACGGTGGCTGTCCTCGCGCTGGTCACTGTGCTTACGAGAATTCCCGCCGTAACTAAAATGATCGCCGAGGGGATGACGGCAGAGTTGAAACGCATTGGGAAACGATTCAAAACCAACTCGATCAGCCACGTCAACCCGGCGGCGGCGAAGAGCATGTAGAAGGCCTCGAGAAACAGCCAGACGCGCGGGAGCGGGACGACGCGCTGGACGAGCATGGAGACCGCGATGGCGAGCGTCATGCAGACCGGCAGGGACAGCCTTTGATTGGAAACTTTTTTCTGGAATAGCAGGGAGAGCGCGAACCCGACGACGGACAGGACGCGGAACGTCGGCGCGATGCCCGACATCCAGAAAATGAGGGTGTTGGTCAGGCGCGGCGCCAGGTTAGCGCGGAAGGTCCGCCAGGTTTGCGGTTCGACGATCTCGTTGCCGACGAGGGAGCCGAGTCCCGTGCCGAAGAAGATGACGGGCGAGTAGAACAGGAAGGTCAGGACTCCCGCGAGGGCGCAAGTGAAGAGGAAAACTTTCAGCGAGCGAAAGCCCAATTGCCGCGCCCCGCTTTCGGTCAGGTAGGAGGCGGCCAGCCAGAGGGAGAGTCCCGCCATGGGGTAGAGGAAGATCGGGATGGTGAAAAATCCGAGGGCGGCGGTCAATCCGTAGGCGGCGAGGGCGGAGCGTCTTTGCTCACGGACGAGGAGGCCCGCGAAGTTGGCGAGCAGGAGCGAGAAGAGGACGATGAGCGTGTAGCCGCGTCCGTTGGCGGAATATTCGACGAGGCCCGGCGTGACGGCGATAGCCGCGGCCGCGGCGAGGGCTTGGTTGGCGTTGAAGAAACGCCGCGCCGCGAGGTAGGCCGCAGGGACGCAGGCGATCCCCGCCAGGAACGCGGGCAGGCGCAGTAGCAGGGGACTCGCGCCGAAGAGACGATAGACGAGCGCGGCGAGCAGGGTGTGGAAAATGTGGTTGTTCGGCGCGCTGTAGTTGGCGAGGATGGTCGGGAGCGGTTTGGAGGCGTAGAAAATGAACGTGTAGGCTTCGTCGTAGAAAACGGGCTGGTTGACGAGCAGGGCGCGCAGGATCGCCGCCGCGACCGTGACGAGGCCGAGGAACGCGCCGACCCGGCGCGCGTCGCCTTCGGGGAGGAAGAGATAGCGGAGTTCGGTTTTGACGGTTTTCCAGTTCAAGAGACGCCTTTGGAAGAATCGGGGATTGTGGTAACCTTGTTTCGGACGCGTGAATCATAATCGCAATTTGAAATTTGCGATACTGGAGGCCGGATGAAACTTGCGATCACTGGCAAAGGCGGGACGGGGAAGACCACGTTGACGGCGCTGCTGGCGCAGGCCTACGCGGACGCGGGCCGGCGGGTTCTTGCGGCGGACGCGGACCCGAGTCCGTGTTTGGCGGGCGCGCTGGGATTCCCGCCCGAACTGCGCGCCAAACTCCGTCCCATCGCGGAGATGGAGGAACTCATCGAAGAGCGGACGGGGGCCAAGCCGGGGACCGTCGGCGGGTTTTTCACCATCAACCCGCGCGTGGACGACATCCCCGACCGTTTCAGCGTGACGCATCGCGGCGTGAAATTACTTGAAATGGGCAGCGTGGACTTGGGCGGCTCGGGCTGTATCTGTCCCGAATCGGCCATGCTGAAGACGCTCTTCACGCACCTGCTTTTCCGCGACGAGGACGTTCTTCTGCTGGACATGTACGCGGGCGTGGAACACCTCGGCCGCGCCACCGTGGATTTCGTGGACGCGATGCTGGTTGTCGTCGAACCGACGCGGCGCAGCCTCGGGACCGCGGCGCAGATCAAAAAACTGGCGAACGACATCAAGTTGGACCGGTTATACCTGGTGGGGAACAAGGTGCGGAACGAGGAGGATGCGAAGTTCCTCGAAACCGAGACGTCTGGCCTGCCCCTGCTTGGATTTTTGCCCGCCGATTTACGAGTGCAGGAAGCGGACCGGCGGGGGATTCCCGTGTATGACCATGTCCCGGCGTTGAAAGAGGCGGCGGGAAGGATCGTGGAAAAGCTGGCTGGCGAATTGATGAACAGAGGGCAGTAAGCGGAAGGCGGAAGGCGGAAGGCGGAACCCCGTTTTCTTGAAGAAAACGGGGTTTGTTGATTTAGCCGTTATCGTCCGGCTTTTGGATGACGTACCACTTCGGGTCGTACATGACAAATCCATCCTTCACCCGCAGCCAGACGTTGTTGCCGGCCAGCCCGAAGACCTCCAGTTGATCGTCGGTGTGCAGGTTGGCGATGGGTTTGAAGTTCGTGCCGGGACCGATGCGCAGCCTGACGCCGTCTCCATCGGGGGAGACTTTGACGGTGAAAAGCAGGTCCTTTGACGGGATTTCGGTCACGAAAAACGGCTCGGGGTTAATAGCGGAAGTGGCGGCCGCGCCGAGGCGCACTTCAAAGTGGAGATGGGGCGCGGTGCTGAAGCCGGTGTTCCCGCTGCGGCCGAGGGCGGTCCCCATGGTGACGCTGTCGCCGGTCGCCACGAGGAAACTGTCCTTTTGGAAGTGGGCGTAGATGCTGGTCGAGCCGTCGGGGTGCTGGACGCGGACGTTGTAGCCGTAGCCTCGATTCGGTTTCGCCGCCGTTTCGGTGTCCAGTTCGGCGCGGGTGACGACGCCATCCGCCGCAGCCATGACGAGGTTGCCTTCGGGCAGGCCGAAGTCTATGCCGTTGTGGCCGTTTGTGAGCGGATAGGTCTTTGGATTTTCTCCGAAATGCTGGGTGATGGGAAATTGCACGGGGACGGGTCTGAGCAGAATCATGGGAGCCTCCTTTGGCTGAATCTTGCTCAAGCGGATACGACGTTGTCAGTATAGCATTTTTCCGCGTGCGAATCACAACAAAAATCCAACCTATCTCCAGATGCTTTCGTAGGGATGCCCGCTGACGAGGCGGATTCCCTGCGCGAAGCGCGTCGGCGTGAAGGCGGAGATGTCCACCGTTTTAGGCGCGCCGTCGAGAATCCATTCGGCGAGGCAGAGACCGACGGCGGGCGAGATCTTGAATCCCGTGCCGCTGAACCCGCAGTCGAGCCAGAAGCCCTCGGGGCCGATCGGCCCGATGGCGGGATGCTGGTCTGGCGTGATGCCGTCGTAGCCGCTGTGCGCGGAGTGGAGTCCGCCGCGCTCCATGAGCGGGACGCGCTTGCAGAGACGGTCCACGGCGCGCTCCACGAAGCCGGCGCGGGCGTGGTCTGAATCGCCGTCGGGGTCTTCGTCCATTGGGTTGCCGTCTTCGAGTCCGACGAGGGTGAGTCTGCCTTCGGGACGGAAGTACATCGAGTTGGGGAAGTCAATCACGGTGGGGTGGGGCAGGCGTAGTTCGGGGGGACGGGCGACGAACATCACGTCGTGCCGCCATGTGCCGATGGGGACTTCGACGCCAGCCATTTCGCAGATTCGACGCGCCCAGGCGCCCGCCGCGTTGACGACGATGGGGGCGGAGAAAACGCCCTGCGTCGTATCCACGCCCGTCACTTTTCCAGCGCGGACGCGGATGCCCGTCACGGCGCAATCCTGCACGAGGACGGCGCCGCGCCGACGGGCGGCGTTCATCAGCGCGGCCGCGGTCGAGACGGGGTCGGCGTAGCCCGATTCGGGTTCGTAAGCGGCGAGGTCGAAATCGTCCGTGACGAAGGCGGGGGCGAGGCGTTTCACGTCGTCGGCAGCGACCAGCATGGCGGGGACGCCGAGGCGCTGGAGCATGGCGGTGTTGGCTTTGAGCGCGTCCACATGTTCGCGCTCGACGAGTTGGAGGAAGCCCGTGCGCGTGAAGCCGCAGGGATCGGGGCCGACGCGTTCGTTCCAATCGCGGAACCACTGGAAGGATTCCCAGGCGAGACGCGCCTCGGTTTCGAGGTCGTAGTGCATGCGGACGAGCCCGCTGGAGCGCCCCGTCGCGCCCGCGGCGAGGTGACGTTTCTCGATGACCGCGGCTTTGACGCCGCGAACGGAGAGATGGTAGGCGAGGCTGGCGCCGTGCACGCCGCCGCCGAGGATGAGGAGGTCGGGAGAGGGGGACATGGGGGTTGGTAAGTGGGGATTGGAGATTGGGGATTGGGAGCGTTAGCCGATTTTTGCTTTTAGGGGTCAAGGCATTTCCTTCACAACCTTCATCGTCTCCACGCTGACCGTGCAGACGCGGAACAGCAGGTCAATGACCTGTTCTTTATACTCCGCAAACCGATACGTATTGAATTTCTCGGCAATCGTCGGGTCTTTGGGTTTCTTCTCTTTATAGCGTTCCAGGATCCATTCCAGCGCGGAATACGTGCCGAGACGGTACTCCCACGCCTCCGCAGGAACGCCTTTCAACGTGGTGACCGAATCGATCTCGATCTCGCCTTTCTCTTTCCGCGCCATCAATCTTGTTATGGGGGCAGCCGTTGGGGCGGTCGTTGGGGTGGTCGTTGGGGTGGTCGTTGGGACGGCCGTTGGGACGGCCGTTGGGGCGGACCTACGTGTCCGCCCTTGCCCTTGCCCTTGCGCGCCTTCCTCTCCTGGGCGGAGACGCAGCTCCGCCCCTACGTTTTCAATGCGCTCCAACTGATAGGGTTTTATCGTCTCATATCCCAAATGCAATTCCATCAACCGCTTGCCCCAATCCGCCCATTGACGGAAATCCTCGTAAAACGGGATGCGCGGGAACTCGCGCTTCAAATTGATCTCATATTTGACCCGATACGCGGGATGGTGCAGGACGGCATAGACGTAATGGAAAATGTCTTCTTTCGAGATGCTCTTGTCTTTATAACGTTTCTGAAATTGACCCAACGCCCAATCGGTGATGTTCTCCACGCGCGAGCCGTCTTCAGCGTAGCGGTAGAGGGGAAGGCATTGAGCAGGGTCAGCAGAATAGAATGCAAAGTTAGGGAGCAAATTTGTTGCTACTACTGCAAACTCCAGTCTCTTACCTTGTTTTACACTCAATAAAGTATTTGGTTGATTAAGGTTTTTACCAAATATTTCAAAATGACCCGATGTTAATCTGTCAGATGTTCCTCTCTCTGCATAATAAAACAGTTTAGTATATGGACGGTATAAAGATGGAACAATAAGCTTGTCGTTGAATTTATACGTTTGTTTTTGGAGCAACATTGATTTTAATTTTGCGCTCCATTTTATAGACAAGTCAAGATCATCATCGTTTGACTTCTGTGTTCTTACCTGGGTATTGTATTTTTGGATTAAGTATTCAATCTTGTTTTGAAGATTATTTGTTTCAAAATCATAGACCCATTCATCTCTCGCGGTGTTCACTCCAGGAACGAAAATTTCAAATATCGAATTTATCTCCCTAGATGATTTTGAATATTTTGTTTGACTGGTCGCGATTGGGATTAAATCTTCCCAGTCGTTATCAGTAAGATTCAGCCAGTTATTATTTCTGTCTGGATGAATTGGCTGAAAATCTAATTCCCCTAATTGATTGCCGCGTAAGTATGCTTTCTTTTCTTCTGCTTTTGCGTAATCAGGAACTGCGTTATAGTAAATACGAAATCCTTTTACGCCTTTTTTTCTTACCAAAAAATAAATAGCGACGCCAACGCGAATTTGATCGCTAAATATGTTGCCACCCTCACGTTGTCTTCTTTCGCCGCTTGTGTGAGAATTTCCTTTCATGTCAATGATATATATTTCATTGAACTCTTTTCCAACCACTTTTCGAAATCCGTCGTATGTGCGCGCATCTAAAAAAGAGTTGTTTGAAACGAAAGCGATCACGCCATCTTTATCGAGCCTATCGCTTGCCCAGCGAAGAAAGCGCGTGTACATATCGTAAAGTTTTGTCTTTTGTGCCGTGCTGTAATAGATATAAGTATCCTTGATACGCTGATCAATTTCAGGATATTCACGGTTCTTGTTGTTGTCGTTCTCGTTAGCTTGATTGGCGTTGTACGGCGGGTTGCCAATCACGACCATAATTGGCCTGCTATTTTGTTTGACGATTCTCTCCGCGTTCTCGTCCGTAATGCCAAAGAAATTCAACTGTTTGCCCGTATGCTCGAAGCCCATGTTATCGAGCGTGTCCACGAAACAGATATTCTCGAACTCCTTGAACTTTCCCATCCGCTGCTTGTAGGTGTATTCGATGTTCAGGTTGGCGATGTAGTAGGGCAGGATCGAGACCTCGTTGCAGTGGATCTCGTTCTCGTATTTGTACTCCAACTGCGCGGGCGGCAGGTATTCGATCAACTCGGTGATGAACGTGCCTGTCCCTGTGGCGGGGTCTAAAATTTCCACGCCCTTGTCGCCCAGCGTCTTGCCGAAATGCTTGAACACCAAATGGTCGGCGCTCTCGATCATGAAGCGCACGATCTCGTCGGGCGTATAGACGATCCCCAGGCGGTCGGCGGCCTTCGGGTTGTAGGCTTTATAGAAACTCTCGTACAAGGCCTTCAAAAATTTCTGTTTCTCGTGATGGTCGCTGATCTGCGACGCCCGCGCGTTGATCGTCTCGTAATACGGCGCGATCCTGGCATGGATGTTGCGCTTCATCTCGCCTTTGTAGAACGTCCCCGCCACCTCCTGCAACTTTCGGGCGATCACGTTCTCGCGATGGAACTCCGCCTCGTCGAACACACGCATGAAAATATCTTCCGTCAGCACATGCTGGATGATCATCTCGCGCACGTCCGCCATCTCGATCTTCGGATTAATGGCCTTCTTCGCCAACTCCAAAAACTCGGCCAATGCCCCGCTGAACTGACTGTTCACCGATAACTGCTCGCTGATTACTTCCCTCAGCGCCTCCGCCAGCCCTCCCACCTCCGCGCTGAACAACTCGATCGCCTTGTGGAACTCCGAAACTTCCTTCGGCTCGTACCCGACGAATTTGGTCAACAACGCGTCCAGCGCGGCCGCGTCGCTGAAGTCGGCCCGTCCAATTCTCTGCCCGCCCTGGTACAGGATCGCCGTCTGCGTGTCCTCGAACAGGATATTGAAGTCGGGATAGCCTTTATTGAACTTGACCTGGATTTCCGCCTCGATATCGTCCTTTTCGTCCTTCGACTCCCAGAATCCCCAATCCTGACGGAGCGCGTCTTTCAGGACCCCGTCTGGGCGGATCCTCGTCCCGCGCGTCGACTCCGTCTCGACCTCCGCCACAAGCGCCAGTCCCTTCGTCCGTGCGTACTGCTCCAACAGATCCTGAAACGGCTTCCTCAGCGACGACTCATTGCTCGCCCCGCTGTAGCGCTTGATCTTGTCAACATCGGCGTAGTATTTCTGGATGAGTTGAACCGTCATTGCCGCGCTCTCCTGCCTTTTGACTTGAAACCTGAAATTTGCTGCAAGAAACCTAAAGTTTGCTGTAAGGAACGATTATACCCGACACCCGCGGCAGGGCAGGGGATAACCCCCTCCGTCCCTTCGGGACACCTCC harbors:
- a CDS encoding formate transporter FocA, with the translated sequence MSEIRIDALLPGEMATRAEYLGVRKAEMPALMMFTLAILAGAFISLGAIFATTVSAGGVSVAAADGTAAFSANLPYGVNRLLTGLVFCLGLILVVVGGAELFTGNNLIVMAWASRKVSTRALLRNWGIVYAGNFVGAIGTAILMLLGRQYTFGASSVGVAALKIAVGKTSLDFWQALVLGILCNALVCLAVWLTYSARSVMDKIMAIIFPITAFVAMGFEHSIANMYFIPYALFIQMFDPAFTAAVADKVSGLESLTWSAFFFNNLLPVTVGNIIGGAGLVAAVYWFVFLYNKDR
- a CDS encoding L-leucine-responsive regulatory protein (Lrp/AsnC) family translates to MKAYILIKIRSGEVKAVVRQLRKVEGVVEAHMTFGPYDAVAIVDTADISQLGAVAASSIQPIPGVEQTLTCIAVDV
- a CDS encoding homoserine dehydrogenase produces the protein MRFKLCFIGFGNVARALANLLVRKNGALESKYGITYSVTGIATGRHGFAVNANGLDVKQALALAEQGRSISALSAIPVKNSLDVIRLSSADVIFENSPVNYDTGQPAIDHVRAALEAGAHAVTANKGAVVHAYRELTELARSKGRRFLFESTVLGGSPLFSTFREALPLAELISFKGIINATTNIILSRMEDGETFEEAVKYCQGIGIAETDPSGDVDGWDASIKVAALATVLMDAPLKPQDVDRTGIREVTSAMVAQARRENKRWKLVASAAREGSRVRAHVAPELVDAASPLYGMMGSSAGLTFRTDVLPDYSVTMTEREGLKGGPEETAYGLFADFIAAVTK
- a CDS encoding carbon monoxide dehydrogenase CooC1; amino-acid sequence: MKLAITGKGGTGKTTLTALLAQAYADAGRRVLAADADPSPCLAGALGFPPELRAKLRPIAEMEELIEERTGAKPGTVGGFFTINPRVDDIPDRFSVTHRGVKLLEMGSVDLGGSGCICPESAMLKTLFTHLLFRDEDVLLLDMYAGVEHLGRATVDFVDAMLVVVEPTRRSLGTAAQIKKLANDIKLDRLYLVGNKVRNEEDAKFLETETSGLPLLGFLPADLRVQEADRRGIPVYDHVPALKEAAGRIVEKLAGELMNRGQ
- a CDS encoding FAD-binding oxidoreductase: MSPSPDLLILGGGVHGASLAYHLSVRGVKAAVIEKRHLAAGATGRSSGLVRMHYDLETEARLAWESFQWFRDWNERVGPDPCGFTRTGFLQLVEREHVDALKANTAMLQRLGVPAMLVAADDVKRLAPAFVTDDFDLAAYEPESGYADPVSTAAALMNAARRRGAVLVQDCAVTGIRVRAGKVTGVDTTQGVFSAPIVVNAAGAWARRICEMAGVEVPIGTWRHDVMFVARPPELRLPHPTVIDFPNSMYFRPEGRLTLVGLEDGNPMDEDPDGDSDHARAGFVERAVDRLCKRVPLMERGGLHSAHSGYDGITPDQHPAIGPIGPEGFWLDCGFSGTGFKISPAVGLCLAEWILDGAPKTVDISAFTPTRFAQGIRLVSGHPYESIWR
- a CDS encoding DNA methyltransferase, with the protein product MTVQLIQKYYADVDKIKRYSGASNESSLRKPFQDLLEQYARTKGLALVAEVETESTRGTRIRPDGVLKDALRQDWGFWESKDEKDDIEAEIQVKFNKGYPDFNILFEDTQTAILYQGGQRIGRADFSDAAALDALLTKFVGYEPKEVSEFHKAIELFSAEVGGLAEALREVISEQLSVNSQFSGALAEFLELAKKAINPKIEMADVREMIIQHVLTEDIFMRVFDEAEFHRENVIARKLQEVAGTFYKGEMKRNIHARIAPYYETINARASQISDHHEKQKFLKALYESFYKAYNPKAADRLGIVYTPDEIVRFMIESADHLVFKHFGKTLGDKGVEILDPATGTGTFITELIEYLPPAQLEYKYENEIHCNEVSILPYYIANLNIEYTYKQRMGKFKEFENICFVDTLDNMGFEHTGKQLNFFGITDENAERIVKQNSRPIMVVIGNPPYNANQANENDNNKNREYPEIDQRIKDTYIYYSTAQKTKLYDMYTRFLRWASDRLDKDGVIAFVSNNSFLDARTYDGFRKVVGKEFNEIYIIDMKGNSHTSGERRQREGGNIFSDQIRVGVAIYFLVRKKGVKGFRIYYNAVPDYAKAEEKKAYLRGNQLGELDFQPIHPDRNNNWLNLTDNDWEDLIPIATSQTKYSKSSREINSIFEIFVPGVNTARDEWVYDFETNNLQNKIEYLIQKYNTQVRTQKSNDDDLDLSIKWSAKLKSMLLQKQTYKFNDKLIVPSLYRPYTKLFYYAERGTSDRLTSGHFEIFGKNLNQPNTLLSVKQGKRLEFAVVATNLLPNFAFYSADPAQCLPLYRYAEDGSRVENITDWALGQFQKRYKDKSISKEDIFHYVYAVLHHPAYRVKYEINLKREFPRIPFYEDFRQWADWGKRLMELHLGYETIKPYQLERIENVGAELRLRPGEEGAQGQGQGRTRRSAPTAVPTAVPTTTPTTTPTTAPTAAPITRLMARKEKGEIEIDSVTTLKGVPAEAWEYRLGTYSALEWILERYKEKKPKDPTIAEKFNTYRFAEYKEQVIDLLFRVCTVSVETMKVVKEMP